A stretch of Acidimicrobiales bacterium DNA encodes these proteins:
- a CDS encoding HIT domain-containing protein, which produces MVEHLWSGWRMAYIEGEPGSEVRNVAVPEGSTLFEAILASPQPDEETFIVWRGEHCFALLNAYPYTSGHVMVLPNRGVPMLADLTDDEHAELWQGVRLASEAITAAYEPMGLNIGANLGKGAGAGFPDHLHVHVLPRWEGDTNFMTAVANTRVLPEALIDSWRRIRDAWPVP; this is translated from the coding sequence ATGGTCGAACACCTCTGGTCCGGCTGGCGCATGGCCTACATCGAAGGCGAGCCCGGTTCGGAGGTGCGCAACGTGGCCGTTCCGGAGGGGTCGACGCTCTTCGAGGCGATCCTCGCCAGCCCGCAGCCCGACGAGGAGACCTTCATCGTCTGGCGGGGGGAGCACTGCTTCGCGCTGCTCAACGCGTATCCCTACACCTCCGGTCACGTCATGGTGCTCCCGAACCGGGGTGTGCCGATGCTCGCCGACCTCACCGACGACGAGCACGCCGAGCTCTGGCAGGGCGTGCGGCTCGCGAGCGAGGCGATCACCGCCGCGTACGAGCCGATGGGGTTGAACATCGGGGCGAACCTCGGGAAGGGGGCCGGCGCCGGCTTCCCCGACCACCTCCACGTCCACGTGCTTCCCCGCTGGGAGGGCGACACGAACTTCATGACCGCGGTCGCCAACACCCGGGTGCTGCCGGAGGCGCTGATCGATTCC
- the thrS gene encoding threonine--tRNA ligase — translation MSDVISINLPDGSARELPAGATAADLAADIGPGLARDALIAVVDGTEHDLDVVLTDGAVVEIVTPASDSGLHTLRHSTAHVMAQAIVDLHPGTQLAIGPPIEHGFYYDVELPDGQTLSEDDLERIESRMREIVEADQPFVRHELSLDEAVGFFAEEPFKAEIIERVRDGAVTGEDAGEVSGDSISYYANGDITAPGTFRDMCTGPHVPSTARLAHFKLQSVAGAYWRGDVSRPMLQRIYGTAWDSKKALKTHLQMLAEAEKRDHRRLAQELDLVSWPEELGPGLAVWHPKGALIRKIMEDYSRDRHEHGGYEFVVSPHIAKSVLWETSGHLDFYADGMYPPMEMDGATYYPKPMNCPFHVMIYRSRQRSYRELPLRMFELGAVYRYELSGAVHGLLRSRGFTQDDSHIFTTREGFAEEVDSTLQFVLSVLRAFGFDEFQMKLSTRPVEKSVGDDEIWELATDGLRAALEQGDHDYVVDEGGGAFYGPKIDVDVKDAIGRSWQLSTIQLDFNLPERFDLEYVASDGTRKRPVMIHRALMGSIERFFGVLIEHYAGAFPAWLAPTQVRILPVAEVHDDHADAVASRLRAAGFRVDVVGAVEPLGKRVRNGKVEKIPYVLVVGDDDVAADTVGVNKRGEDKPERDVTVDDFIARLATEVDKKV, via the coding sequence ATGTCCGACGTCATCTCCATCAACCTTCCCGATGGGTCAGCTCGCGAACTCCCGGCCGGTGCCACCGCCGCCGACCTCGCAGCCGACATCGGGCCCGGCCTCGCCCGAGACGCGCTCATCGCGGTCGTCGACGGCACGGAGCACGATCTCGATGTCGTGCTCACGGACGGCGCGGTGGTGGAGATCGTCACGCCGGCATCGGACAGCGGGCTGCACACCCTGCGCCACTCGACCGCGCACGTGATGGCGCAGGCGATCGTCGACCTCCATCCCGGCACCCAACTCGCGATCGGCCCGCCGATCGAGCACGGCTTCTACTACGACGTCGAGTTGCCGGACGGCCAGACCCTGTCCGAGGACGATCTCGAACGCATCGAGTCCCGCATGCGCGAGATCGTCGAAGCCGATCAGCCCTTCGTCCGTCACGAACTCAGCCTCGACGAGGCCGTCGGGTTCTTCGCCGAGGAGCCCTTCAAGGCCGAGATCATCGAACGGGTCCGCGACGGCGCCGTCACCGGTGAGGACGCGGGCGAGGTCAGCGGCGACTCGATCAGCTACTACGCCAACGGCGACATCACCGCCCCCGGCACCTTCCGAGACATGTGCACCGGGCCCCACGTGCCGAGCACCGCACGGCTCGCCCATTTCAAGCTCCAGTCCGTCGCCGGCGCCTACTGGCGTGGCGACGTCTCGCGTCCGATGCTCCAGCGGATCTACGGCACCGCGTGGGACTCCAAGAAGGCGCTGAAGACCCACCTCCAGATGCTGGCCGAGGCCGAGAAGCGCGATCACCGCCGCCTCGCCCAGGAGCTCGATCTCGTCAGCTGGCCCGAGGAGCTCGGTCCGGGCCTCGCGGTGTGGCACCCCAAGGGTGCGCTCATCCGCAAGATCATGGAGGACTACAGCCGCGACCGTCACGAGCACGGCGGCTACGAGTTCGTCGTGTCGCCCCACATCGCGAAGTCGGTGCTCTGGGAGACCTCGGGCCACCTCGACTTCTACGCCGACGGCATGTATCCGCCCATGGAGATGGACGGTGCGACGTACTACCCGAAGCCGATGAACTGCCCGTTCCACGTGATGATCTACCGCTCGCGACAGCGCAGCTATCGGGAGCTGCCGCTGCGGATGTTCGAACTCGGCGCGGTCTACCGCTACGAGCTCTCGGGTGCGGTTCACGGCCTGCTGCGCAGTCGCGGGTTCACCCAGGACGACAGCCACATCTTCACCACCCGCGAAGGCTTCGCCGAGGAGGTCGACTCGACCCTCCAGTTCGTGCTCAGCGTGCTGCGGGCGTTCGGTTTCGACGAGTTCCAGATGAAGCTCTCGACCCGCCCGGTGGAGAAGTCGGTGGGCGACGACGAGATCTGGGAGCTCGCGACCGACGGACTGCGGGCGGCACTCGAGCAGGGAGACCACGACTATGTGGTCGACGAGGGCGGCGGCGCGTTCTACGGGCCGAAGATCGACGTCGACGTGAAGGACGCGATCGGCCGTTCCTGGCAGCTGTCGACCATCCAACTCGACTTCAACCTGCCGGAGCGGTTCGACCTCGAGTACGTGGCGTCGGACGGCACCCGCAAGCGGCCGGTCATGATCCATCGCGCGCTGATGGGGTCGATCGAGCGCTTCTTCGGCGTGCTCATCGAGCACTACGCCGGCGCGTTCCCGGCGTGGCTCGCGCCGACCCAGGTCCGCATCCTGCCGGTGGCCGAGGTGCACGACGACCACGCCGACGCCGTGGCGTCGCGTCTGCGCGCCGCCGGTTTCCGGGTCGACGTCGTCGGTGCCGTCGAGCCGCTCGGCAAGCGGGTGCGCAACGGGAAGGTCGAGAAGATCCCCTACGTCCTGGTCGTCGGCGACGACGACGTGGCGGCCGACACCGTCGGTGTCAACAAGCGGGGCGAGGACAAGCCGGAGCGCGACGTCACCGTGGATGACTTCATCGCCCGCCTCGCCACCGAGGTGGACAAGAAGGTCTGA
- a CDS encoding lysophospholipid acyltransferase family protein, which produces MSDHRAMQRAVLTVCRPLFASLWRIRTSGLEHIPATGPAIFTPNHTSVIDSFFLPAVLPRPICFVGKAEYLDDWKTRRLFPALGMIPIDRSGGDASTRALDTAAGLLEAGEFFGIYPEGTRSRTGYLHKGHTGAARLSLRTGAPIVPVGILGSRAIQPPDVPMPRPFRPVEIRFGKPIYPASSESVSDTRMRLRQITDEVMFEIRALTGQDYVNEYATKGTQTATETLQVTVDPEMPERRSSADVLRAAAV; this is translated from the coding sequence ATGTCGGACCACCGAGCGATGCAGCGAGCCGTCCTCACCGTCTGTCGTCCGCTCTTCGCCTCACTCTGGAGGATCCGTACCTCGGGTCTGGAGCACATCCCGGCCACCGGCCCGGCGATTTTCACGCCGAACCACACGTCGGTGATCGACTCCTTCTTCCTGCCGGCGGTCCTTCCCCGACCGATCTGCTTCGTGGGCAAGGCGGAGTATCTGGACGACTGGAAGACCCGGCGGCTCTTCCCGGCGCTCGGCATGATCCCGATCGATCGCAGCGGCGGCGACGCGTCCACCCGCGCCCTCGACACCGCGGCCGGTCTGCTCGAGGCCGGCGAGTTCTTCGGCATCTATCCGGAGGGGACGCGGTCGCGAACGGGCTATCTCCACAAGGGTCACACCGGTGCCGCACGGCTCTCCCTGCGCACGGGCGCGCCGATCGTGCCGGTCGGCATCCTCGGCAGCCGCGCCATCCAACCGCCGGACGTGCCGATGCCCCGTCCGTTCCGCCCCGTCGAGATCCGCTTCGGCAAGCCGATTTACCCGGCCTCGAGCGAGTCGGTGTCCGACACCCGCATGCGCCTGCGGCAGATCACCGACGAGGTGATGTTCGAGATCCGCGCCCTCACCGGCCAGGACTATGTGAACGAGTACGCGACCAAGGGCACCCAGACCGCCACCGAGACACTCCAGGTCACCGTGGATCCGGAGATGCCCGAGCGACGCTCGTCGGCCGACGTGCTGCGCGCCGCCGCCGTCTGA
- a CDS encoding cysteine--tRNA ligase, whose translation MMQLYDTHLGRIVPFEPGPIVTMYVCGITPYDATHLGHAATYVTYDVLQRRLRDLGHETRCVRNITDVDDDILAAAARRGVHYLDLAFGETARFDEDMAALNTIEPWSAPRATGAIPDIRGVIESILDRGLGYVVGGTVYFDTVAAEDFGSLGGLGRDRMQQLAVEWRENPSDPNKRDPLDFIMWRPSDEGEPAWESRWGPGRPGWHVECSALALRELGPTIDLHGGGVDLLYPHHECVRAQSEAATGEPFVRHWMHQSMVHLDGRKMSKSTGNLVFVHDLRDRFDPMAIRLALGAHHYRRPWQWSDQLIDDAVARLDRWRAAGPGSGALEEVRAHLDDDLDVPAALAVVDDAANAGEGVGDAAALLGVDLS comes from the coding sequence ATGATGCAGCTCTACGACACGCATCTCGGCCGGATCGTCCCGTTCGAACCGGGCCCGATCGTCACGATGTACGTGTGTGGCATCACCCCCTACGACGCCACCCATCTCGGGCACGCCGCCACTTATGTCACCTACGACGTCTTGCAGCGCCGTCTGCGGGACCTCGGCCACGAGACCCGCTGCGTCCGCAACATCACCGACGTCGACGACGACATCCTCGCGGCGGCCGCCCGGCGCGGGGTCCACTATCTCGACCTCGCCTTCGGCGAGACGGCCCGCTTCGACGAGGACATGGCCGCGCTGAACACCATCGAACCGTGGTCGGCCCCGCGGGCCACGGGCGCGATCCCCGACATCCGGGGGGTGATCGAGTCGATCCTCGACCGCGGCCTCGGCTACGTCGTGGGCGGCACCGTCTACTTCGACACCGTGGCGGCCGAGGACTTCGGTTCGCTCGGTGGGCTCGGACGCGATCGGATGCAGCAGCTGGCCGTCGAGTGGCGGGAGAACCCGAGCGACCCGAACAAGCGGGATCCGCTCGACTTCATCATGTGGCGACCCTCGGACGAGGGCGAACCGGCCTGGGAGTCGCGATGGGGTCCCGGCCGGCCCGGCTGGCACGTCGAGTGTTCGGCTCTCGCGCTGCGCGAGCTCGGTCCCACGATCGACCTGCACGGCGGCGGCGTCGACCTCCTCTACCCGCACCACGAGTGTGTGCGGGCCCAGAGCGAGGCGGCGACGGGGGAGCCGTTCGTGCGGCACTGGATGCACCAGTCGATGGTGCACCTCGACGGCCGGAAGATGTCGAAGTCGACCGGCAATCTCGTGTTCGTGCACGACCTGCGTGATCGCTTCGACCCGATGGCGATCCGGTTGGCGCTCGGTGCGCATCACTACCGGCGTCCCTGGCAGTGGAGCGATCAACTGATCGACGATGCGGTGGCGCGACTGGACCGCTGGCGTGCGGCCGGACCCGGGTCCGGAGCGCTCGAGGAGGTGCGGGCCCACCTCGACGACGACCTCGACGTACCGGCCGCGCTCGCGGTGGTGGACGACGCCGCGAATGCCGGTGAAGGGGTCGGCGATGCCGCCGCCCTTCTCGGCGTGGATCTGTCATGA
- the npdG gene encoding NADPH-dependent F420 reductase, which translates to MHIGLLGATGPAGMALAARLASVGHEITIGSRSKYRALEVRDTIIDKWPDRTLAIDSSDNQGAANGELVVIATPWNAATETAHSVRTRLRGKVVVCMSNALSKVGREFQPLVPPRGSVSGSVQAELPDSYVAAAFHHVPAKELAQLDEPVVSDILICSDHQKATVTVSDLVGEIPGMRPLDAGELSNATAIEAFTAVLLQLNVRYKTRVALKLIGIDDDVD; encoded by the coding sequence ATGCACATCGGTCTCCTCGGCGCCACCGGTCCAGCGGGCATGGCTCTGGCCGCCCGACTCGCTTCCGTCGGCCACGAGATCACCATCGGCTCGCGCTCCAAGTACCGGGCTTTGGAGGTGCGCGACACCATCATCGACAAGTGGCCGGACCGGACGTTGGCGATCGACAGCTCCGACAACCAGGGTGCCGCGAACGGCGAGCTCGTCGTGATCGCCACCCCGTGGAACGCGGCGACCGAGACGGCTCACTCCGTGCGGACGAGGCTCCGCGGCAAGGTCGTCGTCTGCATGAGCAACGCGCTGTCGAAGGTGGGTCGCGAGTTTCAGCCGCTCGTGCCGCCCCGCGGGTCCGTGTCCGGCAGCGTCCAGGCCGAACTGCCGGACAGCTATGTGGCCGCGGCGTTCCACCATGTGCCCGCCAAGGAACTCGCCCAGCTGGACGAGCCGGTCGTGTCCGACATCCTGATCTGCTCGGATCACCAGAAGGCGACCGTGACCGTCAGCGACCTGGTCGGCGAGATCCCGGGGATGCGACCGCTCGATGCCGGCGAGCTCTCGAACGCCACCGCCATCGAGGCGTTCACCGCCGTTCTGCTCCAGCTGAACGTGCGCTACAAGACCCGGGTCGCGCTGAAGCTGATCGGCATCGACGACGACGTCGACTGA